One part of the Palaemon carinicauda isolate YSFRI2023 chromosome 23, ASM3689809v2, whole genome shotgun sequence genome encodes these proteins:
- the LOC137617556 gene encoding zinc finger BED domain-containing protein 5-like has product MDESHIQQDQFLKDEITEHLQSLEKEVKRYFPELSQEQEALVRNPFCTEIDVSSIPDEIQDEYLSLRNDSSACDLLKVKSVTQFWCGMYQSYSKISMIALRVLVPFASTYFCEAGFSTLVNMKTKNRNRLDVGDDMRLALTNVRPRISKLAA; this is encoded by the coding sequence ATGGATGAGTCTCACATCCAACAAGATCAGTTCCTCAAGGATGAGATTACCGAACATCTTCAGTCTCTAGAAAAGGAAGTGAAGCGTTACTTCCCTGAGCTTTCACAGGAACAGGAGGCCCTGGTAAGGAACCCATTTTGTACTGAAATTGATGTATCCAGCATACCAGATGAAATCCAAGATGAATATCTGTCTCTAAGGAATGACTCTTCAGCTTGTGATCTCTTGAAGGTGAAATCCGTGACTCAGTTCTGGTGCGGTATGTATCAGTCATACTCCAAAATCAGCATGATAGCTTTACGTGTCCTTGTTCCATTTGCTTCTACCTACTTCTGTGAAGCAGGATTTTCCACTCTTGtcaatatgaaaacaaagaatAGGAACAGATTGGATGTTGGAGATGACATGAGACTGGCTCTAACAAACGTTCGGCCACGAATTTCAAAGCTTGCTGCTTAA
- the LOC137617557 gene encoding protein FAM200A-like gives MSMDVKEQVLTEIKGSPLFSFQLDESTDEVLESVIKIVNYIKTKALNTRLFKELCKDMNADHEILLFYTAVHWLSKGNVIDRIFEMKDELKPFLETQERKDLVVHFEDEAWNKRVAYVADIFDQLSKLNLKLQGRETHVLLFQDSLRAFVSKLQNWRRKTNLGNIAMFENFVE, from the exons ATGTCTATGGATGTGAAGGAACAGGTTTTGACTGAAATTAAGGGTTCCCCTTTGTTTTCCTTTCAGCTCGATGAGTCAACAGAT GAAGTGCTTGAATCTGTAatcaaaattgtaaattatatcaagACTAAAGCACTCAACACTCGCCTATTCAAAGAACTATGCAAAGACATGAATGCTGACCACGAAATCCTTCTCTTCTACACAGCAGTACATTGGTTGTCGAAAGGAAACGTTATTGATCGTATctttgaaatgaaagatgaattaaAGCCATTCCTGGAGACTCAAGAAAGGAAAGATCTTGTTGTCCACTTCGAAGATGAAGCATGGAATAAAAGGGTTGCGTACGTAGCCGACATTTTTGACCAGCTAAGCAAGCTCAATTTGAAGCTTCAAGGAAGGGAAACACATGTTCTCCTTTTTCAAGATAGTCTTCGTGCCTTTGTTTCCAAACTGCAAAACTGGCGTCGGAAAACCAATCTTGGAAACATCGCTATGTTTGAAAACTTTGTGGAGTGA